From Pleurocapsa sp. PCC 7319:
AGAGGCTTGTAATGTGGTGTTACTGCTGCCATCAGAGGATGTGTCAGAATCCCTAGAAATATTAAAGAAACGCGATCGCGTTATCATTAACAGCAAGGAAATAAACGAGCATTTCCTCACCCATCACTCCAATTATGATTTAGCCAAGTATACTTTTCATACCAAAAACAAAACGCCAGAACAAACTAGTGAGGAAATCCTGGCAAACATCGACCCAAATGCTTCAGAAATCATTTTAATTGGTGCAATGGGAGCAGGAAAAAGCACAATTGGCCAACTGTTGGCTCAAAAACTCGATCTGCCTCAGATATCTATGGATCGGTTGCGCTGGAAATATTATGAAGAAATAGGATGGAGTAAAGAAAAACAAAAACAAATAGCAGAGAATGAAGGTTTTGCAGGGGTTTATCATTACTGGAAGCAATACGATCTACATGCAGTAGAGCGTCTTCTTAATGAATATCAGGACTGCGTAATTGACTTTGGAGCAGGACATTCTATTTATGAACGGGATGAAGACTTTGAACGCGTCCGCGAACTTTTAGCTCCTTACGCTAATATAGTGTTACTAATACCGTCACCAGATTTAGATGAATCTGTTGCCATTCTACGTCAGCGAAATACTCTGCTCATCAATGGCATGGAAGCAAATAGGTTTTTAATTATCCATCCTTCTAACCAAGACTTAGCAAAGCACATAGTATACACCAAAGAGCGAATGCCCATCGAAACCAAGGATGAAATTATAAAACGCTTAGAATTTACCAATCCTAATTTAGGTTAATAGAGAAATCTCGTAGGTTATGTGCTCCAAATCACAGCATTGAATATCAATTTTAACCTATGATTACTGTCATAAATAAAGTTATAAATATCGCCAGCAAAATGACTTATAAAACTGCTGGTTTATAAAGTCAACTATCAATTCTACTAATAGTTTTAAAAGAGAGATGTTAATAAACATCTCTCTTGTCTTAGAGTACTCCAACAAATAAACTATCCGATGATCTGGGAAAATATTATTCCTCTATTCAAGGAATATGGAACGCCATTCATAATTCAAAATTACCACTACTTAATAAATTCATTGATTTCCGTGGAAGTCAGATAAAACTGTTATAAGACAATTTTCATTATTGTCTCTAAAGCCTTGGAAACCTTAATTAACGAATAGATAAATATAGATGTAAACTGTTAGTTGTTTGGCTAATTCAACTAATTTGAGCCAAGTTTAGATGCGGTACAAAAAATCACCTATGGTGTACTGTAAGGACTTCAAAATACTCGTATTCCCGTACTTTTAAATATTTCTGCCTTTTGGTGTATCGACTTGACTACAGGTTATTTTTTAGGCTTTCATTTTGG
This genomic window contains:
- a CDS encoding shikimate kinase → MLTSKKLPIILIGPRFVGKSTVGKLLALQLKVPFINLWEVSEQYWHEIGYKEELRDQAWDNNQADGVYNYMMPFEAHAIACGVAEHSNYVIELGALQSVYDDDELFKRVSRVLEACNVVLLLPSEDVSESLEILKKRDRVIINSKEINEHFLTHHSNYDLAKYTFHTKNKTPEQTSEEILANIDPNASEIILIGAMGAGKSTIGQLLAQKLDLPQISMDRLRWKYYEEIGWSKEKQKQIAENEGFAGVYHYWKQYDLHAVERLLNEYQDCVIDFGAGHSIYERDEDFERVRELLAPYANIVLLIPSPDLDESVAILRQRNTLLINGMEANRFLIIHPSNQDLAKHIVYTKERMPIETKDEIIKRLEFTNPNLG